One window of the Salvia miltiorrhiza cultivar Shanhuang (shh) chromosome 6, IMPLAD_Smil_shh, whole genome shotgun sequence genome contains the following:
- the LOC130989998 gene encoding acyl-CoA--sterol O-acyltransferase 1-like translates to MMLPLIIEIVKHHAEGEITNFIKVWSLVFASLSYCFFLSKVVPGGVSRFLAIIPVLILNLILPLSLHTMHLGGSSAFFLVWLANFKLIMLAFGKGPLSDPSISLPKFAAFACLPIKSHQITDPGKDPAKRGLKSFWNYLAKALLICLFVKMYDYTDLVHPKLTWVLYSLHIYCGLEIILATFGGLAKALIGIELEPQFDEPYLSASLQEFWGRRWNIMVSKILRPTVYEPVLKCASRITGRRWAPLPAMVGSFMVSGLMHELIFYYLGRRLPTGELTAFFMLHGVCLAAEVAAKKLIGGRWRPPRLITGPLTIGFVMATAFWLFFPEFLRCDAVHKALAEYAAVEAFVKDVTYAFASKSAHNNTPSVPLQ, encoded by the exons ATGATGCTGCCATTGATCATCGAAATCGTGAAACATCACGCAGAAGGAGAGATCACAAACTTCATCAAAGTATGGTCTCTCGTCTTCGCCTCTCTCTCCTACTGCTTCTTCTTATCGAAGGTCGTCCCCGGCGGCGTCTCTAGATTCCTCGCCATAATCCCCGTCTTAATCCTCAACCTAATCCTTCCTCTAAGTCTCCACACCATGCATCTCGGCGGCTCCTCCGCCTTCTTCCTTGTTTGGCTCGCCAATTTCAAGCTCATCATGTTGGCCTTCGGGAAAGGCCCCTTATCGGATCCATCCATTTCCCTACCGAAATTCGCCGCCTTCGCTTGCCTCCCAATCAAATCTCACCAAATCACGGATCCGGGTAAGGACCCTGCCAAACGCGGCCTTAAGTCGTTCTGGAATTATCTGGCGAAAGCTCTGCTTATATGCTTGTTTGTGAAGATGTATGATTACACCGATCTGGTTCATCCCAAGCTGACTTGGGTTTTGTATTCCCTCCACATTTATTGCGGGCTGGAAATAATCCTCGCCACTTTTGGGGGATTGGCTAAGGCCTTGATTGGGATCGAACTGGAGCCGCAGTTCGACGAGCCCTATTTGTCCGCGTCCCTGCAG GAATTCTGGGGCAGAAGATGGAATATTATGGTTTCCAAAATCTTGAGGCCCACTGTGTACGAGCCGGTGCTAAAATGCGCTTCGCGCATCACGGGGCGAAGGTGGGCCCCCTTGCCGGCGATGGTGGGATCGTTTATGGTGTCGGGGTTGATGCACGAGCTCATTTTCTATTACTTGGGGCGGCGGCTGCCCACGGGCGAGCTCACCGCTTTTTTCATGCTCCACGGCGTGTGCTTGGCGGCGGAGGTGGCGGCTAAGAAGCTCATCGGGGGCAGGTGGCGGCCGCCGAGGCTTATAACGGGGCCTCTAACTATTGGGTTTGTAATGGCGACGGCGTTTTGGTTGTTTTTTCCCGAGTTTTTGAGGTGTGATGCGGTTCATAAGGCTCTTGCTGAGTATGCTGCGGTGGAAGCATTCGTTAAAGATGTTACCTATGCTTTCGCTTCCAAATCTGCccataataatactccctctgtcccactccaatag